The genomic stretch ctgttgttgttatcgCGTTATGATGTTCCTTGGTCTCTGTCGTATAACTATTTTTCTTAGCGAACTAAAAACTGATTCTTAACTAAACTTTGGATGTTATTATCAATGTACATGTACTTgctttttttgaatttagtttacctaacaacaacaacaatctgCCAGGGTGTATCAGCTATGGTTGACACTTCCAGTACTAACTCCTAATGTTAGTTAGTTTTTTTATCCAGTTCTTACAGAACTTGATTAATATTGGAATACCATGCCCCTAGATAGTCAAGTTGAGTTCATAACTCATATTTCGAATCtctattaatttattttcttgcTCTATATTATCTATCAATCTGCTTGGTGGATATGTGGTTTCTAGAACGTAATCAGACATTGTTCCTTTCCCTGCATATTATCTTTGACacccacacacacacacatcCCTTATTGATTCTATTGCATTTGCAGAGGGAAACTACTCAGAATGTGTTTATGATACGTGTTATTAATATGTGCATATCCCATCTACTACATCCTTTAGTTAAATAGAATTTGTCAGGGAGTTAAGGGGGGGGGAGTGAATAGTTTGATTTCATACATTCTGTTTAGTTgtaattcatcattttacaacaagaaaaaaatcaaccaCCACCCCTTTCTTTCTAATACTATTGACCAACTACTACTGAACTAACCAACTAACTACGCTTTAAAAATgtcaattaaaattgatcatATTCTCAAATCTAGTAAAGAACTTTATCCACGAATAATAGAAGAATTATCTAGTCAATTCACCAAGAAATATGATAAGAATACCAAAACATTTGCACAATTGAATACTTGGAAAGAAGATGAATTGACCAACACATTATTGAAACGATATCAAGAAACAGAAACTACATGGATAACTAAagatgaattgattaatttacTTGATTGGAAACTAGCCAAAGGGAAATTTAGACCAATGTTACccaaattaatcaaatctaatgataatatagACGTGGAAGaaataacaaaacaagGGTATCAATACTTGTTGGATTATTTTAAATTACACACTAGTAAtgacaaacaaaaacaacaaccaaaactATTGGATAAATTTTGGGGTGAAGCTAATGATcaagataaaattgaatattcGGAAGtaataaagaaaagttttgaaaaatttacttTATTAAAAGGTGTTGGTCCTGCCATGGCAAGTCTTTTAGCCAATCttttaatcaaaataaatccATATTTGACACCACCATTTTTCAGTGATGAaagtttttcattttattatatGGAATCATTTCGACCAggtgaaaaaattaaatataatatgaaagaatatattgaagaattattacCAGTTTATTTGGAAATTATATCTCAATATCCAGATGTGACTATGAATACATTGGAAAGAGGAGGTTGGgcattaaaaaattatcaaatccaaagaaatgaaaaattagccaatattgaaattgaatatattactactactactacagataatgatgataatgaagaagaagatattaATAGGTTGAAATTAGATCATAAACcagatttgaaattagttgcttcaacaccaagaagaaagaaacaaaaaaagtgaaaaaaaaaaaagaaaaagaaaaggaataAACCAAgtaagaaataaattttcaaaatatacaTTTATGTTTagtaaagaattgattattatactgtgttagtagtagtagtagtagtagtaggACCCTGAATACAATGTGTTGTTTTCGGTGTTATCTAAATTGCATTGTAAAGCCGGAGTTGTTTATAAATGAATGggcaaattttttttttaaaaaaaagagtaaCAATTTGCATCATACCAAATCTCGAAAATGATACAAAAAGAGTGAACTACAATCGAATTCACACCtttagttgttgttaagAACCTAACacgttttttttaataGGGTAGATAAATCATATCTGAGGAGGTAAGAAATTAAATGTAGATTAGAAGTGAATAACTTAGTGTTAAGTCGAGTTATTAtgtggtttttttttttacaaacAAGCTTTACAATGTATTGTTTGATAGGCAAAACACCATTAAGAAAtcattaacaacaatataagCTATTAGTTAGCCACGTGTAATAGTCCCTTACAAATACGCCAAGTAGGATTTTCTATAAACatttatgaaattttttttcgtaTAATTTGACGATCAAAATTTGATGGGGGAAGAGAATATTTGATGAAACACTCATTCTTTCACTTTGTCTCAAATGTTTCAAAAAGTTAAATTAACCAGATTATTAGAAATTGACGAGAAAGTTGATCCGGAAACTAGgccgaagaagaagaacagCAGGGCGTTCATTTTTCTTGACTTTTGATTGGGGGAAGGGGGGGATGGGGGATTTTGGAATTCACTCCAGCCTAGAAAAAtgtaaaaagaaacaaaaaattctATGTCAGCTTTTGTGTATTTATTAGATCGTCTTCTTCTGAAGGGTTAAAAAATTCCAATGAAACAacctcaacaacaaccccaacaacaacaacagaagtaatagtagtattggtaatattaaatttcaattacCAAAAGAGAagtaatattaaaaatagaaacaaaaaaagaaatttctttttcccttttcttgctttgttttcattttctctttcttctttcttcttcttccaactaaacaacaacaaacaactgaaaaactaaaactaaaaaaaatttaattccTCGAATCAAATTACTTTTCATTacatatatttatataacaCCCATCTTACCCAACAAAACtagttttattaatattgcTGAAATAGAAAGTAAAAGAAATCAGCAACTTcttactattattattattatcatgaCAGTTAAATCACAACATCcaattattgattcattCAAACAAGCTAATCAAGA from Candida albicans SC5314 chromosome 5, complete sequence encodes the following:
- a CDS encoding uncharacterized protein (Protein of unknown function; induced during chlamydospore formation in both C. albicans and C. dubliniensis; flow model biofilm induced) yields the protein MSIKIDHILKSSKELYPRIIEELSSQFTKKYDKNTKTFAQLNTWKEDELTNTLLKRYQETETTWITKDELINLLDWKLAKGKFRPMLPKLIKSNDNIDVEEITKQGYQYLLDYFKLHTSNDKQKQQPKLLDKFWGEANDQDKIEYSEVIKKSFEKFTLLKGVGPAMASLLANLLIKINPYLTPPFFSDESFSFYYMESFRPGEKIKYNMKEYIEELLPVYLEIISQYPDVTMNTLERGGWALKNYQIQRNEKLANIEIEYITTTTTDNDDNEEEDINRLKLDHKPDLKLVASTPRRKKQKK